GCGGAAATTATGGGCAAACTTTTAATCCACAGTTAACAAAAAAACAATCCATTCCTGTATTTGGTCTTGCTTATGCACAAGGGAATGCATTTAAAGAAGAACTTGCGACAAACAAAACGATAACGCTCTCTTTAAAAGCAAGACATGAGACAAATCTACAATCTGTAAATGTTATCGCAAAAAAGAAACCACAAAAGAGTACTGGAAATGAAAAAGCTGTCATTATAAGCTCTCACTATGATAGTGTCGTAGGAGCACCTGGGGCAAATGATAATGCTTCTGGAACAGGATTAGTATTAGAGTTAGCTCGTGCTTTTCAAAATGTAGAAACAGATAAGGAAATTCGGTTCATTGCTTTCGGCTCAGAAGAAAGAGGATTACTAGGATCCGATCATTATGTACAAAACTTATCGCAGAAAGAACGCGATCGTATTTTAGGTGTGTTCAATGCTGACATGGTTGCTACAAACTATGAGAAGGCTAAGAACTTATATGCTATGACTCTTGATGGTTCAACAAATCTTGTAACGAATGCTGCATTACAAGCTAGTAAGGAGCTAAATAATGACCTTGTTCTTCAAGGAAAGTTCGGTTCAAGCGACCATGTTCCATTTGCTGAGGTTGGTATTCCTTCTGCATTATTTATTTGGATGGGCGTCGATAGCTGGGATCCATTAATCTATCATATTGAGAAAGTATACCATACGCCTCAAGATAATGTACTAGAAAACATCTCACCAGAACGTATGAAAATGGCATTAGAAGTCATTGGTACTGGTGTTTATAACTCAATTCAAAATACGAATGTGCAAACAGAGCAAAAAGCAGCTTAATCGTCAAACCACCGATTATTCGGTGGTTTTTTATTGAGAAAAAATAAATATGCATAAAAGCATATTCACTCCCTGTCTTCTTCATGTAAAATATTAGTTGTAACACAAATGATTACACCTAAAGGGAGGCATTTCTATTATGAAAAACATGATTATTGCTGGTGCATTAACACTTGCTGGAATTACAGGAGCTACTGCTTTCATCTCTGAAACAAAGGTAGCAGCAGCTACACAAGAACAAAGCTTTACAAAGTTCTATTCTCTTCAACCAGGTACTAGCTCTGAAAAAGAGGCTATTTTTCTAAAAAAAGGACAAGAGCTCACAATCCATCCTAATAGTAAGACTCCTAGTTATAGCGTTTATGATGCAAATCATAATCTAATCGGACACTACTTTGATGGTTACAGCCGCATTTTCACTGCGCAAACAGATGGAAATATGTATGTACAATATCATGCACCATCTACTTACTATAGCCCTATTAGTTTTTCTGTTACTTATACAATTCAATGAAAAAAAAAGGCGATCACAATATGGTGTGATTGCCTTTTTTTTGCTTTTCTTTATTACATTTTTTCTGGTGCTGATACTCCTACTAATGCTAATGCATTTTGAAGTGTAATGCGCACTGCTTTCATTAATTCATAACGAGCTTTACTTAATTCTAAGTTATCTTGATTTAATACTTTTTCTGCATTGTAGAAGCTATGAAGGGCTGCTGCTAATTCAAATGCATAGCTTGTAATACGGTGCGGTAGACGTTTTTGTGCTGCTTCTGCAACTGCTGCTGGGAATTCACCAAGTTTTTTCAGTAAGTCAATTTCTTTTTCAGAAGCAACCAGTTTATAGTTTACATCTCCACCTGCATGTAATCCAAGCTCTTCTCCTTGACGAAGGATGCTGCATACGCGCGCGTGAGCATATTGTGCATAGTATACTGGGTTTTCATTTGATTTTGATACAGCTAAATCCATATCAAAGTCTAAATGAGAATCACCGCTGCGCATTGCAAAGAAGTAACGCATTGCGTCCACGCCTACTTCTTCCATAAGTTCACGAAGGGTAACTGCTTTACCTGTACGCTTACTCATCTTCACTTTTTCACCATTTTGGTATAGTTGTACCATTTGGATAATTTCTACTTCAAGTGTTTCTTTCTCATAGCCAAGCGCTTGAATTGCAGCTTTCATACGAGGAATGTAACCATGATGATCCGCACCCCAAATATTGATCAGTTTATCAAATCCACGCTCTAATTTATCGCGGTGATACGCAATATCTGGTGTTAAGTATGTGTAAGAACCATCTTTTTTAATTAATACACGGTCTTTGTCATCACCGTAAGCTGTTGAGCGGAACCAAGTTGCCCCACCTTCTTCAAAGATTTCATTACGCTCTTTTAATACAGCAAGTGCTGCGTCAATTTTACCGTTTTTATATAATGATGTCTCAGAGAACCATACATCAAACTTCACACGGAAGCTATCTAAGTCTTTTTGAAGTTTCGCTAATTCATATTTTAAACCGTATTGACGGTAGAATTCATAGCTTTCTTTTTCATCAGCCTTTACATAGCGATCGCCAAATTCTTCAGCCAAACGTTTTCCGATCTCCATAATATCCGCACCGTGATATCCATCTTCTGGCATTTCTTTCTCTAAACCTAATGCTTGCATATAACGTGCTTCAACTGAAAGAGCTAGATTGTGAATTTGGTTGCCTGCATCGTTAATGTAGTACTCACGAGATACGTCGTATCCTGCTTTTGCCAATACGTTACATAAAGTGTCACCGACTGCTGCTCCGCGCGCATGTCCTAAGTGAAGATCTCCTGTTGGATTTGCAGATACGAACTCAACTTGAATTTTTTCACCTTTACCAGTGTTTGTTTCACCGTAAGCTTCACCAGCTTTTACAATCGTTGGAATTAAATCTGTTAAATAACTGTTATCCATGTGGAAGTTAATAAAACCAGGCCCAGCGATTTCAATTTTTTCAATAGAGGCTTTTTCCTTATTAAAGTTTGTAATTAACTCTTCTGCAATCATACGAGGAGCTTTTTTCGCAACGCGCGCTAACTGCATTGCCATATTTGTAGAGAAGTCACCGTGTGTTTTATCCTTTGGAGTTTCCAATATAACATTTGGAATTTGTTCTTCTGTTGCTAATTCTGCTTTTAATACAGCAGCTTTAATTTCTTCTTTAATCAATTCTTTTACTTGTTCTAAAGAGTTCATTATTTTGCCTCCTTTAAATTAATCGTAATTGTATATCTGCCAGCTTCTTGTTCACTTAGAAGCAATGCGTACGCTAAAAAGAGCTGTCCTTTTTTCTTTTCATCCGACCATTTAAAAAGAACATTATCTGTTTTTGTTTGCAATGCAAACGTGCCAAGTTCACTCTTATATGTACCAGTTGTCCATTCACCCTTTACATGCGTCTGACGCATTGAAACGACACCTGACCTCATAATGAGCACTTGTCCATCTTGAATTTTAATTATCGTCCTCACTTCGCCTTGTTCATTTGGCTCCTGGAATGTTACATATGTACTTTCACCTTTTACATAGTATTGACCATTTGCCTGAAAAGCAACGGTTTCCTTACGTGCCCCTTCACGGATTTCTGTGACGAAATGAACATCCACCGGCAAGCCTGCAAGTTGTTTTTCCACGTCTTGCACACCTTTCAACATTATTATAGATATTAAAATAATTCACTTTTCCTATCATATCAAAAAAAACCCATATCTGTCTGCTGAAAAATCAGGAAAACTCCTTTTCGTAAAATAATTCATCCTTTGTTTCCTTTATATGTTAAAATAATCATTAAATCTAAATATTCTATCATTTAAGGAGCGAAAAACATGTTTCCACAAAAATTAAAGCAAGGTGATGAAATCCGAGTCATTTCACCTTCATGTAGCTTAAGTATCGTTTCGCATTACAACCGTAATCTCGCAATTGAAAGATTAACAGATATGGGCTTTCAAGTTACATTCTCGAAACATGCTGAAGAGATAGATCGATTCGCTTCCTCTTCTATTTCTTCAAGAGTTCAAGACCTGCATGAAGCATTCTCTGATCCGAATGTAAAAGCTATTTTAACAACACTTGGGGGATATAACTCTAATGGTTTATTGAAATATCTCGATTATGATTACATTCGTCAAAACCCGAAAATTCTTTGTGGTTACTCTGATATTACCGCTTTAAGTAATGCAATTTATAAAAAAACAGGTTTAGTTACATATTCAGGCCCACATTTTTCATCATTTGGAATGAAACATGGGCTCGACTATACGATAGATTACTTTTTAAAGTGTCTGACTACTAATGATGCAATAGAAATAGTCCCTTCTAAAACTTGGAGCGATGACCTATGGTATATCGACCAAGAGCAGCGAGAATTTATGAGTAACGAAGGATATATTTCCATACATGAGGGTGAAAGTACTGGCGAGATTGTTGGCGGAAATATGAGCACTTTTAATTTATTGCAAGGCACGCCATATATGCCAAGCTTATGTGATAAAATTTTGTTCCTTGAAGAAGATGATTTAACAGGTAAATCTACCATTCAAACTTTCAATCGCTATTTACACTCTCTCATCCAGCAGCCTGGATTTGAACATATAAAAGGCATTGTATTAGGAAGAATGCAAAAAGGAGCAGCTTCCACTATGGAGGACATTCAAGAAATGATTGACTCAAAACCTGAACTCACACATATTCCTGTCATTGCTAACGCTAACTTTGGACATACAACTCCTATTTTTACTTTTCCGATTGGTGGCCGGGTAAAAATGATTTCGCATAAAACAAGTTCGTCGATTACGATTTTAACGCATTAGTAAAGGAGCGAACCCCTTCGCTCCTTTTATGATTTTTCTATCTTTTGCAACGCTTTTGGTGGAATCGATTCCTTTGGTACTTCTGCCCAGCCTTTTCCTTGTATACCTTTTGCGTAAATTTTTATAAAAGTCCCTTCCTGTAATTGACGGTTCACCATCTTTTTAATCATTTGTTGTTTCCCATCTTCTGTATATCCTTTAAGAGTATATAAATACTCATCACCTTTTTTCTCACCTTTATTGATCACCGCATAATAATCTTGTATTTCTTTATTTGAAAAGAAGTTGTCTACAAAGGCATCCACGCCTTCTGTTTTTGTTTGTAAATAATATGCTGTTCCACCTAAAATAATAGCAAAAACTGCTATCACTTTCATTGCCAGCTTCATAGATGCGCCTCCTGTCTAAATTTCTTATATCTGTATTATAAAGAAAAGGGTATACTATACTCTATTGAAATGCATTACATTTATCTTACATGAGCGTAAGATTGACTCACTTTGCAGTATTTTCCTAATAAAAAATTTTTCCGTTTCATCCTCTTTTGTGTTATTATTGAATAATACAAATTTTTATAACAAAAATCAAAGGAGACAGTTTTTAAATGGCTATCTTACAAGGTTTAGCACTATTACTTGTTGTACTTTTTCTATTTACACTTTTTAGCTACCGCGCTCCTTACGGAATGAAAGCGATGGGAGCTTTAGCAAATGCCGCAATTGCCAGCTTTCTCATTGAAGCATTTCACCGTTATATTGGTGGCGAAATGTTTCATAGCGAATTTTTATTTGCTGTCGGAAAGGCATCTGGTGGTATGAGCGGTGTTGCATCGGCCATTTTAGTCGCATTAGCAATTGGTGTATCTCCTGTATATGCTGTATTAATCGGTATTGCTACTAGCGGATTCGGTATTTTACCCGGATTTTTCGCCGGATATGTTTGCGCCTTTATTGTAAAGTTCCTTGAAAAAAGGTTACCAGCTGGCGTTGAATTTTTAGCAATTTTATTTATTGCGGCACCGCTATCACGCGGTATGGCTATGTTTATAGACCCTGTTGTAAATGCAACACTTGGGAAAATTGGTTCTATTATTTCGATTGCAACTACAGAAAACCCAATTATTATGGGCGTTATGCTTGGTGGGCTCATCACAGTTATCTCTACATCTCCATTAAGCTCCATGGCTTTAACTGCTATGCTTCAGTTAACAGGCTTACCAATGGCGATTGGGAGTCTTGCCGTAGCAGCTTCAGCTCCACTGAACTTTATTTTCTTTAAACGTTTAAAGATTAGTTCCAAAAAAGATACGATTGCTGTCGCTATTGAACCATTGACACAAGCTGATATTGTCGCTGCCAATCCGATTCCAATCTATACGACAAACTTTGTCGGCGGTGCATTAGCTGGTATTATCACATCTTTATTTCAACTCGTAAATAATGCACCTGGTACCGCATCACCAATTCCAGGACTTCTTGTTCTTTTTGGATTTAACGATGCAATAAAAGTTACAATCGCCGCTATATTATGTGGGATTGTTACCACAATTATCGGTTATATCGGAACGCTTGTCTTCCGTAAATACCCAATCCGTACCGCTGATGAAATCCGCGGAATTTCTTCAAAAGAAAAAGTCGCATAAAAAAGAGCGAGTTCCCTGCGTGAACTCGCTCTTTTTTCATATAACTTATAATCATTGTCAAAATTTGAAGAGCGGTCGATATTATGTGTCGAATCGCCGATATCTGAATTTGTGATCGGCTCCGCTTTTATTTTCTCTAGTTATGGTGGCTAGAAGGGGCGGACATTTCACTCCTTCCTGCGAGGCAAAGTGCGCCTCTTCGTCTGGAGTTCCAATGACCTTCCCTTCTGAGCAAGCCACCTCCGCTTTTATTTTACCCAACCAAGTAGCATTTCCCGCACGAATTTACTTGCTGCGATTGGGGTTTGGTCACTATGGTCGTAGACTGGGGCTACTTCGACTAGGTCAGCTCCAACTACTTTTATATCTGAATTTGCAATTGCTACGATGGAATCTAATAATTCTTTAGATGTGATACCGCCAGCTTCTAACGTTCCTGTGCCAGGTGCATGTGCTGGATCCAATACGTCGATGTCGATTGTGACATAGACTGGGCGTCCTGCAAGTTTTGGCAATACTTTCTTTAATGGCTCTAACACTTCAAATTTATATAAGTTCATGCCCACTTCTTTTACCCATTCAAATTCTTCTTTCATACCAGAACGAATTCCGAAAGAATATACGTTTTCCGGCCCAATTAAATCACATACTTTGCGAATTGGCGTCGCATGGGATAAAGGCTCCCCTTCATAGGACTCACGTAAGTCAGTATGAGCATCCATATGAATGATTGCTAAGTCCGGATATTTTTTTGCCATTGCCTTAAAAACTGGCCAAGACACTAGGTGCTCACCACCAAGACCTAGTGGAAACTTACCGGCATCTAATAGTTTTGTTACATATTCTTCAATCATGTCTATGCTGCGCTGTGGATTTCCAAATGGTAGTGGAATATCACCAGCATCAAAATATTTTACTTCTTCTAGTTCACGATCTAAATATGGACTGTATTCTTCTAGTCCAATTGATACTTCACGAATACGTGCAGGGCCGAAGCGAGAACCTGGACGATAACTTACAGTCCAATCCATTGGCATCCCGTAAATAACAGCTTCTGCCTCTTCAAAACTCGGATGACTTTTAATAAATACTTTACCTGAATAAGCTTCATCAAAACGCATATTCTTTTCCTCCTTATGTGGAACCTAAGGTATCCCAACCTTTCATTATTTCTCAAATTTGGAGTGCTGTACTCCTCTTTCTCGATCACTCTTCATCCTCTTAGCAATAGTAAGAAGACTTTTTTATTTTCTAAAGCATACATAACTAGCATGTTCAAGCCTTATAGACAAACACCTTAAATGAGTTATTTATGCTTTAGCGGCGACTAAAAGAGATTATCCCTTCTAACCGTTCCCCGCCCTTACTTAATTAAATCTCCAACAAACTTCGGTAAAGCAAATGATGCTTTATGAAGTTCTTTTGTATAATACTTCGTTTCGATATCATGGAAACGGTCTTCACTTACTTCTAGTGGATCATACTTTTTAGATCCAATTGTAAATGTCCAAAGTCCACTTGGGTACGTTGGAATGTTTGCTGTATACAAACGAGTAATTGGGAAAATTTCTTTCACATCTTTCACTACATTTGTAATTAATTCTGGTGTAAACCAAGGGTTGTCCGTTTGTGCAACGAAAATCCCATCTTCTTTTAACGCTTTAGAGATTCCAGCGTAGAATCCTTTTGTAAATAAGTTAACTGCTGGTCCGACTGGCTCTGTAGAGTCAACCATAATTACATCGTATTCATTTTCACTTTCTGCGATATGTAGGAAACCATCTCCTACTTTTACTTCCACACGTTCATGATCTAATGCTCCTGCAATAGATGGCAAATATTTCTTAGAATACTCAATTACTTTCCCATCGATTTCAACAAGTGTTGCTTTCTTCACGCTTGGGTGTTTTAGTACTTCGCGAATGACACCACCATCGCCACCACCAACAACTAATACGTTCTCAGGGTTTGGATGTGTAAATAAAGGAACATGCGCTACCATTTCATGATAGACAAACTCATCTTTTTCTGTTGTCATTACCATACCATCTAAAATCAGCATGTTTCCGAACTCTTCTGTTTCTACCATATCAAGCTTTTGAAATTCTGTTTGCTCCGTATGTAATGTGCGGTTAATACGCGCCGTAATTCCAAAATGTTTTGTTTGTTTCTCAGTGAACCATAGTTCCATCGTACAATC
The window above is part of the Bacillus cytotoxicus NVH 391-98 genome. Proteins encoded here:
- a CDS encoding M28 family metallopeptidase translates to MKRLLKKKIVSSLLAATLAISLAPIGQAKADTPPETIKTPPITQQVDANRAIEHVRFLSETIGPRPGGTKSEQWASRYVGMKLQSLGYEVEYQPFSVPDQYVGFIDSSLSQSKSWQAGAASNALISSNPVTASLIFVQGGTNLNDIPNEVNGKIVLFERGNTVTDYNKQVENAVAKGAKGVLLYSLIGGRGNYGQTFNPQLTKKQSIPVFGLAYAQGNAFKEELATNKTITLSLKARHETNLQSVNVIAKKKPQKSTGNEKAVIISSHYDSVVGAPGANDNASGTGLVLELARAFQNVETDKEIRFIAFGSEERGLLGSDHYVQNLSQKERDRILGVFNADMVATNYEKAKNLYAMTLDGSTNLVTNAALQASKELNNDLVLQGKFGSSDHVPFAEVGIPSALFIWMGVDSWDPLIYHIEKVYHTPQDNVLENISPERMKMALEVIGTGVYNSIQNTNVQTEQKAA
- the argS gene encoding arginine--tRNA ligase gives rise to the protein MNSLEQVKELIKEEIKAAVLKAELATEEQIPNVILETPKDKTHGDFSTNMAMQLARVAKKAPRMIAEELITNFNKEKASIEKIEIAGPGFINFHMDNSYLTDLIPTIVKAGEAYGETNTGKGEKIQVEFVSANPTGDLHLGHARGAAVGDTLCNVLAKAGYDVSREYYINDAGNQIHNLALSVEARYMQALGLEKEMPEDGYHGADIMEIGKRLAEEFGDRYVKADEKESYEFYRQYGLKYELAKLQKDLDSFRVKFDVWFSETSLYKNGKIDAALAVLKERNEIFEEGGATWFRSTAYGDDKDRVLIKKDGSYTYLTPDIAYHRDKLERGFDKLINIWGADHHGYIPRMKAAIQALGYEKETLEVEIIQMVQLYQNGEKVKMSKRTGKAVTLRELMEEVGVDAMRYFFAMRSGDSHLDFDMDLAVSKSNENPVYYAQYAHARVCSILRQGEELGLHAGGDVNYKLVASEKEIDLLKKLGEFPAAVAEAAQKRLPHRITSYAFELAAALHSFYNAEKVLNQDNLELSKARYELMKAVRITLQNALALVGVSAPEKM
- a CDS encoding DUF1934 domain-containing protein encodes the protein MEKQLAGLPVDVHFVTEIREGARKETVAFQANGQYYVKGESTYVTFQEPNEQGEVRTIIKIQDGQVLIMRSGVVSMRQTHVKGEWTTGTYKSELGTFALQTKTDNVLFKWSDEKKKGQLFLAYALLLSEQEAGRYTITINLKEAK
- a CDS encoding S66 family peptidase; this translates as MFPQKLKQGDEIRVISPSCSLSIVSHYNRNLAIERLTDMGFQVTFSKHAEEIDRFASSSISSRVQDLHEAFSDPNVKAILTTLGGYNSNGLLKYLDYDYIRQNPKILCGYSDITALSNAIYKKTGLVTYSGPHFSSFGMKHGLDYTIDYFLKCLTTNDAIEIVPSKTWSDDLWYIDQEQREFMSNEGYISIHEGESTGEIVGGNMSTFNLLQGTPYMPSLCDKILFLEEDDLTGKSTIQTFNRYLHSLIQQPGFEHIKGIVLGRMQKGAASTMEDIQEMIDSKPELTHIPVIANANFGHTTPIFTFPIGGRVKMISHKTSSSITILTH
- a CDS encoding YxeA family protein; this translates as MKLAMKVIAVFAIILGGTAYYLQTKTEGVDAFVDNFFSNKEIQDYYAVINKGEKKGDEYLYTLKGYTEDGKQQMIKKMVNRQLQEGTFIKIYAKGIQGKGWAEVPKESIPPKALQKIEKS
- a CDS encoding PTS sugar transporter subunit IIC → MAILQGLALLLVVLFLFTLFSYRAPYGMKAMGALANAAIASFLIEAFHRYIGGEMFHSEFLFAVGKASGGMSGVASAILVALAIGVSPVYAVLIGIATSGFGILPGFFAGYVCAFIVKFLEKRLPAGVEFLAILFIAAPLSRGMAMFIDPVVNATLGKIGSIISIATTENPIIMGVMLGGLITVISTSPLSSMALTAMLQLTGLPMAIGSLAVAASAPLNFIFFKRLKISSKKDTIAVAIEPLTQADIVAANPIPIYTTNFVGGALAGIITSLFQLVNNAPGTASPIPGLLVLFGFNDAIKVTIAAILCGIVTTIIGYIGTLVFRKYPIRTADEIRGISSKEKVA
- the speB gene encoding agmatinase, with protein sequence MRFDEAYSGKVFIKSHPSFEEAEAVIYGMPMDWTVSYRPGSRFGPARIREVSIGLEEYSPYLDRELEEVKYFDAGDIPLPFGNPQRSIDMIEEYVTKLLDAGKFPLGLGGEHLVSWPVFKAMAKKYPDLAIIHMDAHTDLRESYEGEPLSHATPIRKVCDLIGPENVYSFGIRSGMKEEFEWVKEVGMNLYKFEVLEPLKKVLPKLAGRPVYVTIDIDVLDPAHAPGTGTLEAGGITSKELLDSIVAIANSDIKVVGADLVEVAPVYDHSDQTPIAASKFVREMLLGWVK
- the speE gene encoding spermidine synthase encodes the protein MELWFTEKQTKHFGITARINRTLHTEQTEFQKLDMVETEEFGNMLILDGMVMTTEKDEFVYHEMVAHVPLFTHPNPENVLVVGGGDGGVIREVLKHPSVKKATLVEIDGKVIEYSKKYLPSIAGALDHERVEVKVGDGFLHIAESENEYDVIMVDSTEPVGPAVNLFTKGFYAGISKALKEDGIFVAQTDNPWFTPELITNVVKDVKEIFPITRLYTANIPTYPSGLWTFTIGSKKYDPLEVSEDRFHDIETKYYTKELHKASFALPKFVGDLIK